The following proteins are encoded in a genomic region of Rattus rattus isolate New Zealand chromosome 2, Rrattus_CSIRO_v1, whole genome shotgun sequence:
- the Kcnn4 gene encoding intermediate conductance calcium-activated potassium channel protein 4 isoform X1: MGGELVTGLGALRRRKRLLEQEKRVAGWALVLAGTGIGLMVLHAEMLWFLGCKWVLYLLLVKCLITLSTAFLLCLIVVFHAKEVQLFMTDNGLRDWRVALTRRQVAQILLELLVCGVHPVPLRSPHCTLAGEATDSQAWPGFLGEGEALLSLAMLLRLYLVPRAVLLRSGVLLNASYRSIGALNQVRFRHWFVAKLYMNTHPGRLLLGLTLGLWLTTAWVLSVAERQAVNATGHLTDTLWLIPITFLTIGYGDVVPGTIWGKIVCLCTGVMGVCCTALLVAVVARKLEFNKAEKHVHNFMMDIHYAKEMKESAARLLQEAWMYYKHTRRKDSRAARRHQRKMLAAIHTFRQVRLKHRKLREQVNSMVDISKMHMILCDLQLGLSTSHLALEKRIDGLAGKLDALTELLSTALQQQQPPEPIQEAT; encoded by the exons ATGGGCGGGGAGCTGGTGACTGGCCTGGGGGCCCTGAGACGGAGAAAGCGCCTGCTGGAGCAGGAGAAGAGGGTGGCCGGCTGGGCACTGGTCCTGGCGGGAACTGGCATCGGACTCATGGTGCTGCACGCTGAGATGTTGTGGTTCCTGGGTTGCAAG TGGGTGCTGTACCTGCTCTTGGTTAAGTGTTTAATCACGCTGTCCACTGCCTTCCTCCTTTGTCTTATTGTGGTCTTCCACGCCAAGGAGGTCCAG CTGTTCATGACTGACAACGGGCTCCGGGACTGGCGCGTGGCGCTGACCCGGCGGCAGGTGGCGCAGATCCTGCTGGAGCTGCTGGTATGCGGGGTGCACCCGGTGCCCCTACGGAGCCCGCACTGCACCCTGGCGGGGGAGGCCACAGACTCACAGGCCTGGCCGGGCTTCCTGGGCGAAGGCGAGGCGTTGCTGTCCCTGGCCATGCTGCTACGTCTCTACCTGGTGCCTCGCGCGGTACTTCTGCGTAGCGGGGTCCTGCTCAACGCGTCCTACCGCAGCATCGGGGCGCTCAACCAAGTCCGCTTCCGCCACTGGTTCGTGGCCAAACTATACATGAACACGCACCCGGGTCGCCTGCTTCTGGGCCTCACGCTGGGCCTCTGGCTCACCACAGCATGGGTGCTGTCTGTGGCTGAGAG GCAGGCTGTCAACGCCACGGGACACCTCACAGATACACTGTGGCTGATACCCATCACATTCCTGACCATTGGCTATGGGGACGTCGTGCCTGGCACCATATGGGGCAAGATTGTCTGCCTGTGCACCGGAGTCATG GGGGTCTGCTGCACGGCTCTACTAGTGGCTGTGGTGGCCCGGAAGCTGGAGTTCAACAAGGCGGAGAAACATGTGCACAACTTCATGATGGACATCCATTATGCCAAAGAG ATGAAGGAGTCGGCTGCTCGGCTGCTGCAGGAAGCCTGGATGTACTACAAACACACTCGGAGGAAGGACTCCCGCGCGGCTCGCAGGCATCAGCGCAAGATGCTGGCTGCCATCCACAC GTTCCGCCAGGTACGGCTGAAACACCGGAAGCTCCGGGAACAAGTGAATTCCATGGTGGACATCTCCAAG ATGCACATGATCCTGTGCGACCTGCAGCTCGGGCTCAGCACCTCGCACCTTGCCCTGGAGAAGAGAATCGATGGGCTGGCAGGGAAGCTGGATGCCCTGACTGAACTGCTCAGCACtgccctgcagcagcagcagccgccagAACCCATCCAGGAGGCCACATAG
- the Kcnn4 gene encoding intermediate conductance calcium-activated potassium channel protein 4 isoform X2 has translation MGGELVTGLGALRRRKRLLEQEKRVAGWALVLAGTGIGLMVLHAEMLWFLGCKEVQLFMTDNGLRDWRVALTRRQVAQILLELLVCGVHPVPLRSPHCTLAGEATDSQAWPGFLGEGEALLSLAMLLRLYLVPRAVLLRSGVLLNASYRSIGALNQVRFRHWFVAKLYMNTHPGRLLLGLTLGLWLTTAWVLSVAERQAVNATGHLTDTLWLIPITFLTIGYGDVVPGTIWGKIVCLCTGVMGVCCTALLVAVVARKLEFNKAEKHVHNFMMDIHYAKEMKESAARLLQEAWMYYKHTRRKDSRAARRHQRKMLAAIHTFRQVRLKHRKLREQVNSMVDISKMHMILCDLQLGLSTSHLALEKRIDGLAGKLDALTELLSTALQQQQPPEPIQEAT, from the exons ATGGGCGGGGAGCTGGTGACTGGCCTGGGGGCCCTGAGACGGAGAAAGCGCCTGCTGGAGCAGGAGAAGAGGGTGGCCGGCTGGGCACTGGTCCTGGCGGGAACTGGCATCGGACTCATGGTGCTGCACGCTGAGATGTTGTGGTTCCTGGGTTGCAAG GAGGTCCAG CTGTTCATGACTGACAACGGGCTCCGGGACTGGCGCGTGGCGCTGACCCGGCGGCAGGTGGCGCAGATCCTGCTGGAGCTGCTGGTATGCGGGGTGCACCCGGTGCCCCTACGGAGCCCGCACTGCACCCTGGCGGGGGAGGCCACAGACTCACAGGCCTGGCCGGGCTTCCTGGGCGAAGGCGAGGCGTTGCTGTCCCTGGCCATGCTGCTACGTCTCTACCTGGTGCCTCGCGCGGTACTTCTGCGTAGCGGGGTCCTGCTCAACGCGTCCTACCGCAGCATCGGGGCGCTCAACCAAGTCCGCTTCCGCCACTGGTTCGTGGCCAAACTATACATGAACACGCACCCGGGTCGCCTGCTTCTGGGCCTCACGCTGGGCCTCTGGCTCACCACAGCATGGGTGCTGTCTGTGGCTGAGAG GCAGGCTGTCAACGCCACGGGACACCTCACAGATACACTGTGGCTGATACCCATCACATTCCTGACCATTGGCTATGGGGACGTCGTGCCTGGCACCATATGGGGCAAGATTGTCTGCCTGTGCACCGGAGTCATG GGGGTCTGCTGCACGGCTCTACTAGTGGCTGTGGTGGCCCGGAAGCTGGAGTTCAACAAGGCGGAGAAACATGTGCACAACTTCATGATGGACATCCATTATGCCAAAGAG ATGAAGGAGTCGGCTGCTCGGCTGCTGCAGGAAGCCTGGATGTACTACAAACACACTCGGAGGAAGGACTCCCGCGCGGCTCGCAGGCATCAGCGCAAGATGCTGGCTGCCATCCACAC GTTCCGCCAGGTACGGCTGAAACACCGGAAGCTCCGGGAACAAGTGAATTCCATGGTGGACATCTCCAAG ATGCACATGATCCTGTGCGACCTGCAGCTCGGGCTCAGCACCTCGCACCTTGCCCTGGAGAAGAGAATCGATGGGCTGGCAGGGAAGCTGGATGCCCTGACTGAACTGCTCAGCACtgccctgcagcagcagcagccgccagAACCCATCCAGGAGGCCACATAG